The DNA segment GCGGCGAGGTACTCGGTGGCCCGCGGCGTGAGCCTCACGATCTTCTCTCTCGCGTCCGTCGGCGAGTTGATGAGCCTCACATACCGGCGACCACGAAGGCTGGCGACGATCTTGCTCGCACCCTGCCGCGTGATCCCGAGCTCGCGACCAATCTGCGAGATCGTGGCGTCGGCGGACGTCGAGCAGATGCGCAGCACTCGTCCGTCGGGAAAGCCGTGATCGCCAAAGCCAGCAGCAGCCAACTCCTCGTCC comes from the Acidimicrobiales bacterium genome and includes:
- a CDS encoding MarR family winged helix-turn-helix transcriptional regulator, producing MGVGAALRQAWVGYRRRLDEELAAAGFGDHGFPDGRVLRICSTSADATISQIGRELGITRQGASKIVASLRGRRYVRLINSPTDAREKIVRLTPRATEYLAAHRTAARGIERQLRAEVGAEAFDGLYLLLDALGGDEQPRLSDYLRRRGPSIPL